One window of the Carassius auratus strain Wakin chromosome 20, ASM336829v1, whole genome shotgun sequence genome contains the following:
- the LOC113120746 gene encoding influenza virus NS1A-binding protein homolog A, giving the protein MIPNGYLIFEDESFLDSTVAKMNALRKNGQFCDVRLQVCGHELMAHRAVLACCSPYLFEIFNSDLEPHGVSHVKFEDLDPEAVEILLNYAYTAQLKADKELVKEVYSAAKRLKMDRVKQICGDYLLSKMDSQSAISYRNFASCMGDWRLLGKIDSYIQEHLLDVSEQEDFLKLPRLKLEVMLDDNLTLPSNGKLYSKVIGWVQRSLWENGEPLERLMEEVQTLYYSADHKLLDGSLLDGQAEMFGTEDDHIQFVQKKPPRENVHRQLSTSSSSSLSPGSAKHSCKQDWKYIASEKTTNNTYLCLAVLNGVLSVIFLHGRSSPQASPSATPCLTKSLSFEGQPLEEEPDKLLAPMHYARSGLGIAALNGRLIAAGGYNREECLRTVECYDVKTDSWSFIAPMRTPRARFQMAVLMGQLYVMGGSNGHSDELSCGETYNPSADEWTQVPELRTNRCNAGVCSLNNKLYVVGGSDPCGQKGLKNCDVFDPVSKAWTSCAPLNIRRHQAAVCELDGFMYVIGGAESWNCLNSVECYNPENNTWTLVAPMNIARRGAGVAVYKGKLFVVGGFDGSHALCCVEMYDPARNEWRMLGSMNSPRSNAGAAVLSDIIYAVGGFDGNDFLNSVEAYNPKTDEWSPSADAFTNS; this is encoded by the exons ATGATTCCCAACGGATATTTGATTTTTGAGGACGAAAGTTTCCTGGATTCCACTGTGGCCAAGATGAACGCCCTTAGAAAGAATGGACAGTTCTGTGATGTGAGACTACAG GTGTGTGGCCATGAATTGATGGCTCATCGGGCAGTACTGGCTTGTTGCAGTCCATATCTGTTTGAAATCTTTAACAGCGACCTGGAACCTCATGGTGTGTCTCATGTGAAATTTGAGGATCTGGACCCTGAGGCTGTCGAGATCCTTCTCAACTATGCTTACACTGCCCA ATTGAAGGCAGATAAAGAGCTAGTTAAGGAGGTTTACTCTGCAGCCAAACGGCTCAAAATGGACAGAGTGAAGCAG ATCTGTGGCGACTATCTTCTCTCCAAGATGGATTCCCAGAGTGCCATCTCCTATCGCAATTTTGCCAGCTGCATGGGAGATTGGCGTCTGCTGGGCAAGATCGACAGCTATATCCAGGAGCATCTTCTGGACGTGTCTGAGCAAGAGGATTTTCTCAAGCTACCACGCCTTAAG TTGGAGGTGATGCTGGATGATAACTTGACCTTGCCTAGTAATGGCAAGCTATACTCCAAGGTGATTGGCTGGGTGCAGCGCAGCCTGTGGGAAAATGGCGAACCCCTGGAGCGACTGATGGAGGAG GTGCAAACGCTGTACTATTCGGCCGATCACAAGCTGCTCGATGGGAGCCTGCTTGATGGGCAGGCTGAGATGTTCGGCACTGAGGATGACCACATCCAGTTTGTGCAG AAGAAGCCCCCACGAGAGAATGTACACCGACAGCTGAGCACCAGCTCCTCTAGCAGCCTCTCCCCTGGATCCGCCAAACATTCCTGCAAGCAAGATTGGAAATACATTGCTTCCGAGAAGACCACCA ACAATACGTATCTGTGTCTGGCCGTGTTGAACGGCGTGCTGTCTGTGATCTTTCTGCATGGGCGCAGCAGTCCCCAGGCCTCCCCCTCGGCCACACCTTGTCTGACCAAGAGCCTGAGTTTTGAGGGCCAGCCATTGGAAGAGGAACCTGACAAGTTGCTGGCACCTATGCACTACGCTCGCTCCGGCCTGGGCATTGCAGCTCTGAATGGCCGACTCATCGCCGCAG GTGGCTACAATCGGGAGGAGTGCTTGAGGACTGTGGAATGTTATGACGTGAAGACCGACAGCTGGAGTTTCATTGCTCCAATGAGGACTCCACGGGCTCGATTTCAGATGGCTGTGCTCATG GGTCAGCTTTACGTAATGGGTGGGTCCAATGGCCATTCAGATGAACTTAGTTGTGGGGAGACGTACAACCCTAGTGCTGACGAGTGGACTCAAGTGCCAGAGCTCAGGACCAATCGTTGCAATGCAG GTGTCTGCTCTCTGAACAACAAGTTGTATGTTGTTGGGGGATCAGATCCATGCGGACAGAAAGGTCTGAAGAACTGTGACGTTTTTGACCCTGTGAGCAAGGCCTGGACCAGCTGTGCCCCTTTAAACATCA GGAGGCATCAGGCTGCCGTGTGTGAGTTGGATGGCTTCATGTATGTGATCGGAGGAGCAGAATCTTGGAACTGTCTGAACAGCGTGGAATGCTACAATCCAGAAAACAACACTTGGACCCTTGTTGCCCCAATGAATATAGCCCGTAGAGGAGCTGGAGTGGCCGTCTATAAAG GTAAACTGTTCGTGGTGGGTGGCTTCGATGGCTCTCATGCCCTGTGTTGCGTTGAAATGTATGACCCCGCCCGCAACGAATGGAGGATGCTGGGGAGCATGAACTCACCACGCAGCAATGCTGGTGCGGCCGTGCTCAGTGACATCATCTATGCTGTTGGTGGCTTTGATGGAAACGACTTCCTCAACTCAGTTGAGGCCTACAACCCTAAAACAGACGAGTGGAGCCCCAGTGCAGATGCCTTCACCAATTCCTAA